Genomic window (Thermodesulfobacteriota bacterium):
CCCGCGTTCGAGCGACAAAGCGGTCTCGGCAGGCAAGGTGCGGGTCTCGGCCCTGGCCAGGAGCACTTCACTCTTTCCAGTGTCGTCTTGAGCGGCGGAGAAGGACGCCGCCGCGAGCATTATCATTATTGTAGCAATTAACGTTCTCAATCTTCATCTCCTTACTTCTATTTCGTTAGACACATTAACTAGACGATTGGATGCAGAAAAATTGGACAGGATGGAGGAAAAATTGGGGACATGCATCCTCATGCGGGAATATTTTGTTGATTGGGCGGCAATTAGGACTTGAAGGCGGTCACCCGTGCATCAGCGAATATGCAACCCGTTCGATCCTTCGACCCTTCGACTTCGCTCAGGACAGGCTCGCAGATTAGTATTATTAGGGCTCCATTGTTTGGCGAAAGCTGAGGAGTAACAGAATAATCATATATGAGCGCAGATTCTGCGCCTCAGGACGAACGGGTTGGGGAACGTTGACGGCTAGAGCAGAGTGGTTGGATGGAATCGTAAATAAATACTACGTGCGTTAATACCTGGACAGAGTGCCGCCGTCGACGACTATCACTTCGCCCGTGATGTAGTCTGACGCGCGTGAAGCGAGGAGCACCGTCACGCCTTTCAAGTCGTCCTCCCCGCCGAACCTGCCCGCGGGTATGGACGCGAGGAGCTCGTCCCCCTTATTCATGAATTCGGGGCTCAGCACTGGCTCCGTCATGTTAGTCGGGAACCATCCGGGAGCGATCGCGTTCACGCAGATATTGTGCTTTATCCACCTCACCGCGAGGTCCTTCGTCAGCGTCACCACCGCGCCCTTCGACGCGACGTATGCAGGGGCGCTCACGAGGCTCGTCGTCTGGTAGCCCATGACTGAGGAGATGTTTATTATCTTGCCGCCGCCCGACTTTATCATCACCTTAGCCGCCTCCCTCGAGCAGAGGAACGTGCCCGTGAGGTTTATGCCGATGATCTTCTCCCAGTCCTCGAGTTTCGTATCTTCGGGGAGGCCGCCCATGGCTATCCCGGCGTTATTGACGAGTATGTCGAGCTTCTCGAATTCAGCGACGGTATCTGAGACCATCTTTATTACGTCAGCCTCGGAGGAGACGTCGCACTTGAGCGGGAGCGTTTTCACCCCGGCGATCCCTGCAATCTCGCGCGCAGTGTTCTCGCACCCCTCGAGGTTCCTCGCGCACACGACGACGTCGGCCCCCGCTTCGGCGAGCGCGAGCACCATCTGCTTCCCTATCCCCGTGTACCCTCCCGTGACCACCGCAGTCCTGCCTGTGAGATCGAATAGCTCTTTTACGTTCATGATTTGCCTCCTGTGGTTCCCCTCATGCAATGTCCTTCGACAAGCTCAGGACGAACGGGTTTAGAATTCAAATCCTCCCTAACCCTCCTTTTTCTAAGGAGGGAATTAAAAGGATTTTCCCCCTTTGGAAAAGGGGGAGTAAGGGGGATTTTCCATATGCTTCTCATAAAGCCTAAATCTACTTCTTCGTCCCGGGCTCGGTCATGGACCACGGGTCGAGGAGCTGCTTCAGCTTCTCCGCCGGAAGCACCTTCTTCTCGAGCGCGACCTGCCTCACCGTTTTTCCCGTCTCGTAGGCCTCCTTCGCTATCTTGGCCGCGCTGTCGTATCCGATCACGGGGGCGAGGCTCGTGCACATGGCGAGGCTCTTCTCTATCATCTCCTCGCAGCGCTTCTTATCGGCTTTAATGCCCTTCACGCACTTGTCCGTGAACACCTGCGACACCTTGCCGAGGAGCTCTATCGACTGGAGCAGGTTATGACCCTTCACAGGCATCATGACGTTAAGCTCGAAGTTCCCGAACGTCCCTCCTATCGTTATAGTGAGGTCGTTCCCGATGACCTGCGCCGCTACCTGGCACACGGCTTCGGGGATGACGGGGTTCACTTTCCCCGGCATGATCGACGAGCCCGGCTGTACGGGCGGTATCATTATCTCGCCTATGCCGCAGCGTGGGCCGCTCCCGAGCCACCTTATGTCGTTCGCTATCTTCATCAGGCTCACGGCGAGGGTCTTGAGAGACCCGCTCGCCTCGACTACGGCGTCCTTCGAGCCCTGCGCCTCGAAATGGTTCTCCGCCTCGACGAGCCTGGTGCCCGTCATCTTGCTGAGCCTCCTGGCGACTAGCCCCGCGAACTTCGGGTGCGTGTTTATGCCCGTGCCCACGGCCGTGCCGCCTATGGCGAGCTCCGAGAGCTCCTCCCTCGCGTGCTCCACTCTCCTTATCCCGTGCTTTATCATGCTCGCGTATCCGCTGAATTCCTGGCCCAGCCTGATAGGCGTCGCGTCCTGGAGGTGCGTGCGCCCGATCTTTACTATCTTGTCGAACTCGCGCGCCTTCGCGGAGAGCGCCTTCTCAAGGTTCTTCAGGGCCGGCAACAGCACGTCGTTTATCGCGAGTATCGCTGAGACGTGGATCGCGGTCGGGTAGACGTCGTTGCTCGACTGCCCCATGTTCACGTGGTCGTTCGGGTGTATGCCGGACTTGTCCCCTTTCTTTACGCCTATTATTTCGTTAGCGCGGTTGGCTATGACCTCGTTCGTGTTCATGTTGGTCGACGTGCCCGAGCCCGTCTGGAAGACGTCGAGTACGAAATGGTCGTCGAGCTTACCGTCGATGACCTCCTTCGCCGCCCTTACTATAGCGGTCCCGGTCTTCTTGCTGAGGAGCCCGAGCTGCATGTTGGACTCGGCCGCCGCGAGCTTAATTATCCCCATCGCCTTTACGAGAAGACTGTGCTTGCGTATTCCGCTTATCGGGAAATTCTCTATCGCCCTCGCGGTCTGGGCGCCGTAATATGCGTTCGACGGGACTTCCATCTCCCCCATCGAATCGTATTCTATTCTCGTAGATTTACTGGCCATAAAACTCCTCCTTGGGTTCTTTGTTCAGGGAGATTAATTATGCCATAACAGGGATATTTTTCTAATTTGGGAGGGGGTGTCGATAAATCTTTGTAGGAGCGGCATCTTGCCGCGATTGATTTGGATAGAAAGACTAGATTCCCGATAAAAGCATTCGGGAATGACAGGAATAAAAAACAACGAGATTGCCGCGGTCGCACACTTCGCTCCCTCGCAAAGACAGCTTAAGGAAGGCAAAGGGAATTTGCATACGAGCGCAGGTTCTGCGCCTCACACATTAAAGAACAGCCTTATCTTCACGTCGTCGTGCTTAGCCGAAGTCTCTATCCTGTCGGGATAGACGCCCGTGAGGAAGTCCTTTATCCCGTGCACGAACGCCTCTTCCTCGACGTAATGCCTGTGCTTCGCTCCTACTGCGGGGAGGGATATGAGCGTACCCTTGTATTCGATTATTACCTCCAGGTTCACCTCGTCATATCCCGCCTCAAGTTTTATTGGCCCCTGCGTAAGCTTCGCCTCCGTCAGATGGTGGATTATCTGCTCGGTAGACGAGACCGCGTGGTCTATTATCTCGTCGTCCAGCCTCCATTCCTTCTCGTGCGATTTCAGGTGCTCGCGGAGGTGCTCGCAGGACGGGAGCGCCTTGTCATAGAGGAATACGTCCTTCTTCTTTATGCCGAGACGGAATATGAGGACGAGCACGACTGACGAGATGAGCGCGAGAGAGAGTGTCGTATCCGTCATGAGCCTGAGCCATTCGGGAAAGCTGTCGAAATAGTCCTCGAAGACCTTCCTCCCTATTCCCAGCAGGAGCGACACGCCTACGACGTACGTCATCCTCGAGTCGAGGTTCCTCGTCGTCATTATCTCGATCCCTCCCGAGATCATGAACGCCCCGCTTACGACGAGCGACGCCCCGACCACGGAGAGCGGGAGCATGAGGAAGAGCGCGGATATCTTGGGCAAGAACGCGAGCACTATGAGGAATATGCCGGCGGGGAAGGCCATGTATCGGCTCGTCGAGCCCGCAGCCTGCGAGAGGCCTACTATGCCCGGCGTCGCGTTCATGCCGGGCGCGCCCATGAAGCCGCCCAGCATGCACCCGATGCCGTCGGCCAGCATGCCCTTTTTTATCGGGCCGAAGTCGGGACGCCTCCAGCCGGAGTCGTTTATCTTCTCAGCCGTCGTGACGACGCCTATCGTCCTAAGCGACGCGGCTATACCGGCCGTGAGGAACGCGGGGATGAGAGACGCGTCGAAGCTGTAGGATATGTAGCTTGGGTCGGGAAGGTCGAATACCGCTGCGTTCCTGAAAAGCTCGATCGAGCTTGCGGGCACGATGCCCAGGAAAAGGGCGGCGACGAACCCGATAGCTATCCCGAAGAGCGAGCACAGGAGCCTGAGAATCCCCTTGAACCAGACGCTGAACCCCATGATTATCGCGATCGCTATGACGCCCACAAGCAGGTTCTCCGAGTATTGAGGCTTTCCGAACCCTTTCACGTC
Coding sequences:
- a CDS encoding class II fumarate hydratase gives rise to the protein MASKSTRIEYDSMGEMEVPSNAYYGAQTARAIENFPISGIRKHSLLVKAMGIIKLAAAESNMQLGLLSKKTGTAIVRAAKEVIDGKLDDHFVLDVFQTGSGTSTNMNTNEVIANRANEIIGVKKGDKSGIHPNDHVNMGQSSNDVYPTAIHVSAILAINDVLLPALKNLEKALSAKAREFDKIVKIGRTHLQDATPIRLGQEFSGYASMIKHGIRRVEHAREELSELAIGGTAVGTGINTHPKFAGLVARRLSKMTGTRLVEAENHFEAQGSKDAVVEASGSLKTLAVSLMKIANDIRWLGSGPRCGIGEIMIPPVQPGSSIMPGKVNPVIPEAVCQVAAQVIGNDLTITIGGTFGNFELNVMMPVKGHNLLQSIELLGKVSQVFTDKCVKGIKADKKRCEEMIEKSLAMCTSLAPVIGYDSAAKIAKEAYETGKTVRQVALEKKVLPAEKLKQLLDPWSMTEPGTKK
- a CDS encoding solute carrier family 23 protein — protein: MATKPSDLIYGVTDMPPIRRLIPLGFQFTVYIAVTLVYIVLIASYGDVPEKVTASAISMGMIAIGIATILQSLWKGPIGSGYFASPVYSAVYLAPSVLAVKAGGLPAVFAMTIFAGAVEVLMALFLRRLKPIFPPAVSGFIVLVIGIELGLVALGNLLDVKGFGKPQYSENLLVGVIAIAIIMGFSVWFKGILRLLCSLFGIAIGFVAALFLGIVPASSIELFRNAAVFDLPDPSYISYSFDASLIPAFLTAGIAASLRTIGVVTTAEKINDSGWRRPDFGPIKKGMLADGIGCMLGGFMGAPGMNATPGIVGLSQAAGSTSRYMAFPAGIFLIVLAFLPKISALFLMLPLSVVGASLVVSGAFMISGGIEIMTTRNLDSRMTYVVGVSLLLGIGRKVFEDYFDSFPEWLRLMTDTTLSLALISSVVLVLIFRLGIKKKDVFLYDKALPSCEHLREHLKSHEKEWRLDDEIIDHAVSSTEQIIHHLTEAKLTQGPIKLEAGYDEVNLEVIIEYKGTLISLPAVGAKHRHYVEEEAFVHGIKDFLTGVYPDRIETSAKHDDVKIRLFFNV
- a CDS encoding glucose 1-dehydrogenase: MNVKELFDLTGRTAVVTGGYTGIGKQMVLALAEAGADVVVCARNLEGCENTAREIAGIAGVKTLPLKCDVSSEADVIKMVSDTVAEFEKLDILVNNAGIAMGGLPEDTKLEDWEKIIGINLTGTFLCSREAAKVMIKSGGGKIINISSVMGYQTTSLVSAPAYVASKGAVVTLTKDLAVRWIKHNICVNAIAPGWFPTNMTEPVLSPEFMNKGDELLASIPAGRFGGEDDLKGVTVLLASRASDYITGEVIVVDGGTLSRY